The following are from one region of the Stigmatella ashevillena genome:
- a CDS encoding RNA polymerase sigma factor: protein MGNPTDEELMDRFCQGEQDAFETLFARHAGRVQGFLTRMVRDGPLAEDLLQTTFLSVIRARGRFEPGTRFAPWLLTIAANAARDALRHRHHVDAYARENPGTPTSVPPALGDPAARKHIEDALQQLPPEQREAVILAKVEGWSFEEIASLREISVGAARLRAHRGYEKLRQLLGGLGEP, encoded by the coding sequence ATGGGGAACCCGACGGACGAAGAACTCATGGACCGTTTCTGCCAGGGAGAACAAGACGCGTTCGAGACGCTCTTCGCCCGGCACGCCGGGCGCGTGCAGGGCTTTCTCACGCGAATGGTGCGGGACGGGCCCCTCGCGGAGGATTTGCTTCAGACCACCTTTCTGTCCGTCATCCGGGCCCGGGGACGCTTTGAGCCCGGCACCCGCTTCGCGCCCTGGCTGCTGACCATCGCCGCCAACGCCGCCCGGGATGCGCTGCGCCACCGCCACCACGTGGACGCGTACGCCCGGGAGAACCCCGGTACACCCACCTCCGTGCCGCCGGCTTTGGGAGATCCCGCCGCGCGCAAGCACATCGAGGATGCGCTGCAGCAGTTGCCTCCGGAGCAACGCGAGGCCGTCATCCTCGCCAAGGTCGAGGGCTGGTCCTTCGAGGAGATCGCCTCGCTCCGGGAGATCAGCGTGGGCGCCGCCCGCCTCCGGGCCCACCGAGGATACGAGAAGCTCCGGCAGTTGCTGGGCGGGCTGGGAGAGCCATGA
- a CDS encoding DUF1109 domain-containing protein has product MKSPSLDALLAQAPPSHADALERALAGARQELALKRPVRRWRTQAAWVFATPVALVLAIAAALLLAGQASLDFLLGRWPLFALLWLTAGVCTWGAVSPRGRRARLAGIGLATASAAALVLSRGTPHTASTLSGWVCTVSHAGVALLPMAVALLTLRNAAFHPLRALVAGLAVGTTGALVGELACAQGWRHVAGYHLSAWALVAGASLAMSKFLKPRSFAP; this is encoded by the coding sequence ATGAAGTCCCCTTCCCTCGATGCCCTGCTCGCGCAGGCCCCTCCTTCCCACGCCGACGCCTTGGAACGGGCCCTGGCCGGCGCGCGCCAGGAGTTGGCCTTGAAGCGGCCGGTCCGCCGGTGGCGCACCCAGGCCGCCTGGGTCTTCGCCACGCCCGTGGCCCTGGTGCTCGCCATCGCCGCGGCCCTGCTCCTCGCGGGCCAGGCCTCCCTGGACTTCCTGCTCGGGCGGTGGCCCCTCTTCGCGCTGCTGTGGCTCACCGCGGGGGTCTGCACCTGGGGCGCGGTCTCGCCTCGGGGACGCCGGGCACGCCTCGCAGGCATTGGGCTGGCCACCGCCAGCGCCGCCGCGCTCGTGCTCTCCCGCGGCACGCCCCACACGGCCTCCACGCTCTCGGGGTGGGTGTGCACCGTCAGCCATGCCGGCGTCGCCTTGTTGCCCATGGCCGTGGCGCTGCTCACCTTGCGCAACGCCGCCTTCCATCCCTTACGGGCCCTCGTCGCGGGCCTCGCCGTGGGCACCACCGGCGCCCTCGTGGGCGAGTTGGCGTGTGCGCAAGGCTGGCGCCATGTGGCGGGCTATCACCTGTCCGCGTGGGCCCTCGTCGCGGGCGCGTCGCTCGCGATGTCCAAGTTCCTCAAACCCCGATCCTTTGCCCCATGA
- a CDS encoding Carotenogenesis protein CarS, whose protein sequence is MIRDPSLIVTVDVEGAPVRIGEPVRIVTASQEDSVDQRFLGRTGIVVALVFDDPWLQYPADPLIRVRVHGLGEDLFFVRELDGVSERVGPPFRALPPARAC, encoded by the coding sequence ATGATCCGAGATCCTTCGCTCATCGTCACCGTGGATGTGGAAGGTGCCCCCGTGCGGATCGGCGAGCCGGTGCGGATCGTCACCGCCTCGCAGGAGGACTCCGTCGATCAGCGGTTCCTCGGACGCACGGGCATCGTGGTGGCGCTGGTGTTTGACGATCCCTGGCTTCAGTACCCGGCCGATCCCCTGATCCGGGTCCGTGTTCACGGCCTGGGCGAGGACCTGTTCTTCGTGAGGGAACTCGACGGCGTGTCCGAGCGGGTGGGTCCCCCCTTCCGGGCGTTGCCTCCCGCGCGGGCGTGTTAG